From a single Cytophagales bacterium WSM2-2 genomic region:
- a CDS encoding histidine kinase (frameshifted, insertion at around 3188273, deletion at around 3188325) — protein MHLSFAMLIAYSNYFIMLPRYLKHQKAGRYFIEFVIPFAILIMCRVMLQRFVMESFGFHERYYYSTFFVVQLTFDTLLITIFVGMLRFATGWFELEARRKQMENDKLTNELKFLKAQINPHFLFNTLNNLYYLAYSHSPNTTEVIAKLSQMMRYMIYDSNYPKVLLSKEIEYMQNYISLERLRLNNEVPIDFVVEGEVENKLITPLIFITFLENAFKHGVSANTADSWVKISVQLKENQCIYTVENSKLKSIEQREKSGIGLQNVKRRLELSYPNHYTLKTDDQSDRYFVQLNLNL, from the coding sequence ATGCACTTGTCGTTCGCTATGCTGATTGCGTATTCTAATTACTTCATCATGCTTCCGCGGTACCTCAAGCACCAAAAGGCAGGCAGGTACTTTATCGAATTCGTTATTCCGTTTGCCATTTTGATCATGTGCCGGGTTATGCTGCAGCGGTTTGTAATGGAATCGTTCGGGTTTCACGAGCGATATTACTACTCCACTTTTTTCGTTGTGCAACTGACGTTTGATACACTGCTCATCACCATTTTTGTTGGTATGCTCCGTTTCGCAACAGGCTGGTTCGAACTTGAAGCGAGGCGCAAACAAATGGAGAACGACAAGCTAACGAATGAACTCAAGTTTCTGAAAGCGCAGATCAACCCTCATTTTCTTTTCAACACCCTCAACAATCTGTATTATCTCGCCTATAGTCATTCGCCCAATACGACCGAAGTGATTGCTAAACTTTCGCAAATGATGCGGTATATGATTTATGACTCCAACTACCCGAAAGTGCTACTCTCAAAGGAGATCGAGTACATGCAGAATTATATAAGCCTGGAGCGGCTGCGATTGAACAACGAAGTGCCCATTGATTTTGTAGTGGAGGGGGAGGTGGAAAACAAATTAATTACTCCTCTTATTTTCATAACTTTTCTGGAGAATGCATTCAAACATGGGGTGAGTGCAAACACGGCTGACTCATGGGTCAAGATCAGTGTCCAGTTGAAAGAAAATCAATGCATCTATACTGTTGAAAACAGCAAATTGAAAAGTATAGAACAAAGAGAAAAGTCGGGTATTGGTCTTCAAAACGTGAAGCGCAGACTTGAGCTTAGCTACCCGAATCACTATACACTGAAGACCGATGATCAGTCAGATCGTTATTTTGTCCAACTGAACCTCAATCTGTGA
- a CDS encoding glycosyl transferase, whose translation MKITVVLNTSWNIYNFRMNFVRALLAEGHEVHTIAPHDDYTHYLTEAGCIHHDLKMDSRGANPLKDFLLIFELLLAYRKIKPDVILHYTIKPNVYGTLAAAILRIPCINNVCGLGTIFLKKSWVTSIALTLYRLAFLFPKKVFFQNPDDLSLFVDKKLVSSDAADLLPGSGIDLSRFSPVEYKRNKKFTFLLVSRLITDKGIHEYIDAIEKLNASGVEAKFQILGAKDPYHKRGIKVDLIDQWIQNGTIDYLGTAKDVRPYMAQADCVVLPSYREGTPRTLLEAASIAKPIITTDVPGCHHVVKDGYNGLLCKLKDANDLADKMKTMASLDEQSLKTMGLNGRKKVEHEFDEAIVIDKYINAIHAIAVAS comes from the coding sequence ATGAAAATCACCGTTGTTTTGAATACATCTTGGAATATTTACAATTTCAGGATGAATTTCGTTAGGGCTTTGTTAGCCGAAGGGCATGAAGTTCACACTATCGCCCCGCATGACGATTATACCCATTATTTAACTGAGGCAGGGTGCATTCACCATGACCTGAAAATGGATAGCCGTGGAGCTAATCCACTGAAGGACTTCCTCCTCATTTTTGAATTGCTGCTTGCATACCGGAAGATCAAACCTGACGTTATTTTGCATTACACAATCAAGCCAAATGTGTACGGAACTCTTGCTGCTGCCATTTTACGTATTCCTTGTATCAACAATGTTTGTGGCCTGGGCACAATCTTCCTCAAGAAGAGTTGGGTCACGTCCATCGCGCTAACTCTCTACAGACTTGCATTCTTGTTTCCCAAAAAAGTCTTTTTTCAAAACCCTGATGACTTGTCATTGTTTGTAGACAAGAAGTTAGTCAGTTCTGATGCCGCAGATTTGCTTCCGGGCTCTGGGATAGATTTGTCCCGTTTTTCACCGGTAGAGTATAAACGAAACAAAAAATTCACTTTCCTTCTTGTATCCCGATTAATTACCGACAAAGGAATTCACGAGTACATTGATGCCATTGAAAAATTGAACGCATCGGGTGTTGAGGCAAAATTCCAAATTTTGGGAGCAAAAGATCCCTATCACAAACGTGGAATTAAAGTTGACCTGATTGATCAGTGGATTCAAAACGGAACCATAGACTACCTGGGCACTGCCAAAGATGTTCGCCCATATATGGCACAGGCTGACTGCGTTGTTTTGCCCTCGTACCGGGAAGGCACGCCACGAACGCTACTTGAGGCTGCCAGCATTGCTAAACCCATTATTACAACTGATGTACCAGGATGTCACCATGTCGTGAAAGATGGCTATAACGGCCTGCTCTGTAAACTGAAAGATGCAAACGACCTTGCCGATAAAATGAAGACAATGGCCTCGCTTGATGAGCAATCGCTGAAAACGATGGGGCTGAACGGCAGAAAAAAAGTTGAGCACGAGTTTGACGAGGCTATTGTCATTGATAAGTATATCAACGCCATTCACGCAATTGCTGTCGCCAGTTAA
- a CDS encoding tyrosine protein kinase, translating into MKENSNNIAGAVQDTIDVDKLSAVVSRSKWWLLLIFLSCNGAAYLTTRWTKDIFESASELKLDVKRNATELGIKEIVQDQNRDIISGEIEQIKSKLFLNKIIDSLNLHVSYFSEGNVLNNELYTQSPFEITLLNLKAGARNVPIYFKPVDEHSFQLKMADKHTELTALYGKPISYQGTEFIVTNRGNLTGNDGNVYYFVINSRDMLVGYLSRNTLVEPLNYQANTIRISFKDNNAKKAVDIVNKIDSVYIDYSNEQKNQANKQKIDWLNHELAQLEKRMEGFENYFEEFTLKNKTSDASQDMKQTINQINRLDSQRYTLNKKIIEINKVLDNLISDKKQNFSFQYPFLPEYVNKRMEALSTLTQERDKLALAYNENTFAFRQKERDVALLKDQIYNQLNSLKEDWMKSLADVVKEKQKLDQEFLSMPDKNTKFSKNQRFYNLITEFYLSMLQSKAQFEIAKAGSTPDFKILSAASFPRAPISQRKLLIHGAGFAASIAIAFFFIGFSYILDNKVTSVREIDQVLDIPVLGVIPSSRNSSSAGILVRDKPRSMTSEAIRSLRTNLDFFTSGGTKKIVTISSSISGEGKSFLAKNLGGVLAMSNKKVALLDLDMRKAKLTDIGNDGTNDKGLSTVLINKHTWRECVQKTQIENLDFIPSGPLPPNPSELLVNGEFTDLLNEMQKEYDFLLLDTPPAGLVTDAIMAMRKSDLSIFVVRANYSKKAFLRDIDRIMTVNKLTNVAIVLNALPQSDKLNGYGYYEEYSERKDWWKFFKS; encoded by the coding sequence TTGAAAGAGAATTCGAATAATATTGCAGGAGCCGTTCAGGACACGATTGATGTCGATAAGCTGAGCGCAGTCGTCAGCCGAAGCAAATGGTGGTTGCTACTAATTTTTTTATCGTGCAACGGTGCGGCCTATTTAACAACCCGATGGACAAAAGATATTTTTGAATCTGCTTCAGAGTTAAAACTGGATGTAAAAAGAAACGCAACCGAGTTAGGGATTAAGGAAATTGTTCAAGATCAGAATCGCGATATTATTTCCGGCGAAATCGAACAAATCAAGTCTAAGCTCTTCCTAAATAAAATTATTGATTCACTTAATCTTCACGTCAGTTACTTCAGCGAAGGAAATGTGTTGAACAACGAATTATATACACAATCGCCATTTGAAATAACCCTGTTGAATTTAAAAGCCGGAGCCCGCAACGTGCCTATTTATTTCAAGCCCGTTGATGAGCATTCTTTTCAACTGAAGATGGCAGACAAGCACACAGAGCTGACAGCACTCTACGGGAAGCCAATCTCCTATCAAGGCACAGAATTTATAGTGACCAATCGTGGCAATCTCACCGGCAATGATGGAAACGTGTATTATTTTGTGATCAACAGTAGGGATATGCTCGTTGGCTATCTTTCTAGAAATACATTAGTTGAACCACTGAATTACCAGGCCAACACTATTCGAATTTCTTTTAAGGACAACAATGCTAAAAAAGCGGTGGACATTGTAAACAAAATTGACTCAGTTTACATTGACTACAGCAACGAGCAAAAAAATCAGGCCAACAAACAAAAGATAGATTGGCTGAATCACGAACTGGCCCAACTCGAAAAAAGGATGGAAGGGTTCGAAAATTATTTTGAGGAATTTACTCTCAAAAACAAAACGAGTGATGCCAGCCAGGACATGAAGCAGACTATCAATCAGATAAATCGGCTTGATTCACAACGGTATACCTTGAACAAAAAAATCATTGAAATCAATAAAGTATTAGATAACCTGATCTCTGACAAGAAACAGAATTTTTCATTTCAATATCCTTTTCTTCCTGAGTATGTCAACAAACGAATGGAGGCACTGTCAACATTGACTCAGGAAAGGGACAAACTGGCCCTTGCTTATAACGAAAATACTTTCGCCTTCAGGCAAAAGGAAAGAGATGTCGCGCTATTGAAAGATCAGATTTATAACCAGTTAAATAGCCTCAAGGAGGACTGGATGAAATCCCTAGCTGATGTTGTGAAGGAAAAACAGAAACTTGATCAGGAATTCTTGTCCATGCCTGACAAGAACACAAAATTTTCGAAGAATCAGAGGTTTTACAATCTCATCACTGAATTCTATCTCTCGATGCTGCAGTCAAAAGCACAGTTTGAAATAGCAAAAGCCGGAAGTACACCAGATTTCAAGATTTTGTCGGCAGCGTCTTTTCCCAGGGCTCCTATTTCGCAGAGAAAGTTGTTGATCCATGGAGCGGGTTTTGCTGCTTCTATCGCGATTGCATTTTTCTTCATTGGTTTCTCCTATATTTTAGATAATAAGGTAACAAGCGTAAGAGAAATCGACCAAGTCCTTGACATCCCGGTACTGGGTGTCATTCCGTCATCGCGAAACTCAAGCAGCGCAGGCATCCTCGTCAGAGATAAACCTCGATCGATGACGAGCGAAGCAATTCGTTCTTTACGAACAAACCTTGATTTCTTCACTTCTGGCGGAACAAAAAAAATAGTAACCATTTCTTCCTCGATTTCCGGTGAAGGCAAGTCGTTCCTTGCAAAAAATCTCGGTGGGGTACTTGCTATGTCCAATAAAAAAGTAGCGCTCCTGGATTTGGATATGCGCAAAGCAAAATTGACAGACATTGGAAACGATGGCACTAATGACAAAGGCTTAAGCACTGTACTTATCAATAAGCACACCTGGCGGGAATGTGTTCAGAAGACTCAAATCGAGAACCTCGACTTCATTCCCTCAGGGCCTCTGCCCCCCAATCCTTCAGAGCTGCTCGTCAATGGTGAGTTTACAGACCTCCTCAACGAAATGCAGAAGGAGTATGACTTCTTGCTGCTGGATACTCCCCCGGCTGGACTTGTCACTGATGCCATCATGGCTATGCGTAAGTCGGACCTGTCTATTTTCGTAGTTCGTGCCAATTACTCTAAGAAAGCATTTCTGCGAGACATCGACCGGATTATGACCGTGAACAAACTCACGAATGTCGCGATTGTCCTTAACGCGTTGCCTCAATCAGACAAGCTGAATGGCTACGGGTATTATGAGGAATATTCAGAAAGAAAAGATTGGTGGAAATTTTTCAAATCCTGA
- a CDS encoding capsular polysaccharide biosynthesis protein produces MFSFSFKKKSTPAVPLLTDIHSHLLPAIDDGVQSLDESLQVILKLKEAGYKALVTTPHINDIYKNTPEIITGKLAEVNQFLKDRDVDINLTAAAEYYLDLDLIDAVNSGSKLLTFGDNYFLFEMNYVTEPFQLNDFLFKLTTQGYKPILAHPERYQFMTVEKAEDLRYRGVLLQINILSLIGFYSRQVQAVAQKLVDNSLVDFLGSDCHQLRHAIALQDALRNKYVKRALSFPLYNNSL; encoded by the coding sequence GTGTTTTCATTTTCCTTCAAGAAAAAGAGTACTCCTGCCGTGCCATTACTCACGGACATTCACTCTCATCTGCTGCCGGCAATAGATGATGGAGTTCAAAGCCTGGATGAATCACTGCAAGTGATCCTCAAGCTCAAAGAAGCAGGCTACAAAGCCCTTGTGACAACACCTCACATCAATGACATATATAAAAACACCCCTGAAATAATTACTGGTAAGCTGGCGGAAGTAAATCAATTTCTGAAAGATCGTGATGTCGATATTAACCTTACCGCTGCTGCGGAATATTATCTGGACCTGGATCTGATCGATGCGGTGAATTCCGGAAGCAAACTGTTAACTTTCGGTGACAACTATTTTCTTTTCGAGATGAATTATGTCACAGAGCCTTTTCAGCTGAACGACTTCCTGTTCAAGCTCACGACACAGGGGTATAAGCCTATTCTGGCACATCCTGAGCGTTACCAATTTATGACCGTCGAGAAAGCTGAGGATCTTCGCTATCGTGGAGTTCTACTGCAGATAAACATTTTGTCTTTGATTGGTTTTTACTCCCGACAAGTTCAGGCCGTAGCTCAAAAACTCGTGGACAATAGCCTCGTTGATTTTTTAGGAAGTGATTGTCATCAGTTGCGGCACGCAATAGCCCTGCAGGATGCACTACGAAACAAGTATGTTAAACGAGCCCTTAGTTTTCCATTGTATAACAATTCCCTTTGA
- the hflX gene encoding GTPase HflX, protein MEKPTNFAVLIAVGTSQTRPEEMQEHLDELAFLAETIGINAIEKFTQKLPTPDNRTFVGKGKLQEIKEFVKSHHVRHLLFDDDLSPSQLRNLEKEFNSSGEEATIRIYDRSLLILDIFLMRAQTAQARTQVKLAMNQYLLPRLTRMWTHLERQRGGTGTRGGAGEKEIETDRRIVRHQISLLKEELKKIDKQRQTQRKSRSGMVRVALIGYTNVGKSTLMNLLSKADVKAENKLFATVDATVRKVVIDGIPFLLSDTVGFIRKLPHHLIESFKSTLDEVREADLLLHVVDISHPFHDNQIEVVKKTLADLGAGNIPTILVLNKIDQLKKEDGPADLNALLGYYREHGHEQAVFVSAVKRENISTLREMILDEVRKKQTTIYPNFTPETPVQDEF, encoded by the coding sequence ATGGAAAAACCAACGAATTTTGCAGTTCTTATTGCCGTGGGAACCTCACAAACCCGACCTGAGGAGATGCAGGAGCACCTGGACGAGCTAGCTTTTTTAGCGGAGACAATTGGAATTAATGCCATCGAAAAATTTACCCAGAAACTACCCACTCCCGATAACAGGACTTTTGTAGGGAAGGGTAAACTTCAAGAGATAAAAGAGTTTGTCAAGTCGCATCATGTGCGGCACTTGCTCTTTGATGATGACCTTAGTCCTTCGCAACTGCGAAACCTTGAGAAAGAGTTTAACTCATCGGGTGAAGAGGCCACGATTAGAATTTATGATCGGTCGCTTTTGATTTTAGATATTTTTTTGATGCGGGCACAAACTGCGCAGGCGCGAACGCAGGTCAAGCTTGCAATGAACCAATACCTGCTTCCCCGACTCACGCGTATGTGGACGCACCTGGAGCGGCAACGGGGGGGGACGGGTACCCGCGGTGGTGCCGGTGAAAAAGAAATTGAAACCGACAGGCGAATTGTGCGTCATCAGATTTCCTTGCTAAAGGAAGAATTAAAAAAAATTGACAAGCAAAGACAGACGCAGCGTAAATCCCGAAGCGGCATGGTACGTGTGGCCCTTATTGGTTACACTAACGTTGGCAAAAGCACCTTAATGAATTTGCTTTCGAAGGCGGATGTAAAAGCAGAAAATAAACTCTTTGCCACAGTCGATGCTACGGTACGCAAAGTGGTCATAGATGGTATCCCATTTTTGCTTTCAGATACGGTCGGGTTCATTCGAAAGTTACCACATCACCTGATTGAGTCATTTAAATCCACACTGGATGAGGTCAGAGAAGCTGATCTCCTATTACATGTAGTAGATATATCGCATCCGTTTCACGACAACCAGATTGAAGTTGTTAAAAAGACGCTTGCAGACCTGGGAGCGGGAAACATCCCGACTATTCTTGTCTTAAACAAGATAGATCAGTTGAAAAAAGAAGATGGCCCGGCGGACTTAAATGCGTTGTTGGGCTACTATCGTGAACATGGACATGAACAAGCTGTTTTTGTCTCTGCTGTAAAACGTGAAAACATTTCAACCCTTCGTGAAATGATCCTTGATGAAGTAAGAAAAAAGCAGACGACTATTTACCCTAACTTCACTCCGGAGACTCCTGTTCAGGACGAATTTTAA
- a CDS encoding epimerase, giving the protein MVAITGINGLLGSFILKKLVDEKIPVAGLKREDSDLSLLNSYAEQVELRNADVTNSVLLPEALKGVDTVIHSAALVSFDPRAKEKLYDTNVLGTRNIVNTCLSLGIPRLIFVSSVAALGRKKGQATIDENSQWVDSDLNSDYAKSKYLAELEVFRGQEEGLNISIINPSIILAPADASKSSAQIFKYVQQERRFYADGDINYVDVRDVVDMIFKMYKENITGEKFIASAGQISLKELMEHIAGRLGKKPPSTRIHPRILKAAAWLEEMRCRITGSDAVISRQSVKMPKEKFAYQNAKSINRLQMAYRPLSETLDWCCDYYRRLLIQTNRISKVDP; this is encoded by the coding sequence ATGGTAGCGATTACTGGAATCAATGGGTTGCTTGGAAGTTTCATTCTTAAGAAGCTAGTGGATGAAAAGATACCAGTCGCTGGGTTGAAACGCGAAGACAGTGACCTGTCCCTGCTAAACAGTTATGCTGAACAAGTGGAATTGCGTAATGCGGACGTTACCAATAGCGTATTACTGCCCGAAGCATTGAAGGGGGTGGATACCGTAATCCATTCAGCAGCCCTGGTTTCATTTGACCCAAGAGCGAAGGAAAAACTGTACGACACTAACGTCCTGGGTACGCGCAACATCGTTAACACGTGCCTCTCCTTGGGGATTCCTCGCCTGATATTTGTAAGTTCAGTGGCGGCCCTCGGACGGAAAAAAGGACAAGCAACCATAGACGAAAATAGTCAGTGGGTTGACAGCGATCTGAATTCGGATTATGCCAAATCAAAATACCTCGCAGAATTAGAGGTTTTCAGAGGGCAGGAAGAGGGCCTGAATATTTCAATCATAAACCCGTCAATAATTCTTGCTCCAGCTGATGCTTCAAAAAGCAGTGCGCAGATTTTTAAGTATGTGCAACAGGAGAGAAGGTTCTACGCAGATGGCGACATCAACTACGTGGATGTACGCGATGTAGTAGACATGATTTTTAAAATGTACAAGGAGAATATTACCGGAGAAAAATTCATTGCCAGCGCAGGGCAAATAAGCCTGAAAGAGCTGATGGAGCACATTGCCGGGCGCCTTGGAAAAAAGCCGCCTTCCACGCGAATACACCCAAGGATTCTTAAAGCTGCAGCCTGGCTGGAAGAAATGCGCTGCAGGATTACCGGCTCAGACGCAGTCATCAGCAGGCAGTCGGTAAAAATGCCAAAAGAAAAATTTGCATACCAAAACGCCAAATCCATCAATCGATTGCAAATGGCTTACAGGCCACTTTCTGAGACCCTGGATTGGTGCTGCGACTACTACCGAAGGCTTTTAATACAAACAAATCGCATTAGCAAGGTTGACCCTTGA
- a CDS encoding DNA-binding response regulator encodes MSISCLIVDDEPLARSLLKDYVSKVPSLKLIDVCSSPMAAMPILQTQNVDLLFLDIQMPEITGISFLKIMKKRPFVILTTAYSEYALESYELDVVDYLLKPITFQRFLQAVDKVSSRIQTPIPQSQERPASSSAQPFIFVKDGTKLVKINWNDILFIEGLKDYVTIHTRQQKIVSLQRLKTLEEQLPVDQFIRIHNSYIVALSAIESIQKNEVHIGQAQLPISDSYKKSFRDFIEKNHLQ; translated from the coding sequence GTGAGTATTTCTTGTTTGATTGTTGATGATGAACCACTCGCCCGAAGCCTGCTGAAGGACTATGTGTCGAAAGTTCCTTCACTAAAACTAATTGACGTGTGTTCCAGCCCGATGGCTGCTATGCCAATCCTTCAAACTCAGAATGTTGATCTACTCTTCCTGGATATTCAGATGCCAGAGATCACAGGTATTTCGTTTCTGAAGATAATGAAGAAAAGACCTTTTGTGATTTTGACTACCGCATACTCCGAATATGCCCTGGAAAGTTATGAGTTGGATGTGGTGGATTACTTGTTGAAGCCGATCACATTTCAACGGTTTCTTCAGGCTGTTGACAAAGTAAGCTCGAGGATACAGACCCCGATTCCACAATCCCAGGAGAGGCCCGCATCTTCATCCGCCCAACCATTCATCTTCGTAAAGGATGGAACAAAACTGGTTAAAATTAACTGGAATGATATTCTGTTTATCGAGGGCTTGAAAGATTATGTGACCATCCATACGCGTCAACAAAAAATTGTCAGCCTGCAGCGACTGAAAACATTGGAGGAGCAACTGCCGGTCGACCAGTTTATCCGCATCCACAATTCATATATCGTGGCGTTAAGTGCCATCGAGTCCATTCAGAAAAATGAAGTACACATCGGCCAGGCGCAGCTGCCGATCAGTGATTCATACAAGAAATCATTTAGGGATTTTATTGAGAAGAATCACTTGCAGTGA
- a CDS encoding TonB-dependent receptor yields the protein MFFVALASRAQPPALADNGKVSGVVIDSTNNAAVEFANVALLDAATKRAVNGNVCDDKGKFSINKIANGNYIVSISFIGYKTKNVRVQIADNKNDINLGNIILSPSSTVLKAVEVTAQKNLVEEKVDRLVYNAESDATVKGGDATDVLRRVPLLSVDLDGNVSLRGSSNIKVLINNKPSTITATSVSDALKQIPADQIKSVEVITSPSAKYDAEGSAGIINIITKKNTLEGLTLNINSSGGFRGSNLGLNGGYRKGKLGLNLGGFGRAQYNTPGDFSSNQETSGLDQSGNPMTTRNIQSSSSRQQNVFGNYNLAMDYDINKSNSLTGAVRFGIRDGHNYQDGLTTQSYLNEVLNPLGSSLKNTNTLNTSHSIDGSLNYTHLFAKQNREFSLLTLYSQSNGDNNFITQTLQYQGRDTLAYLKNINPTQNSEATIQVDYQTPISDNQMFEIGAKDILRKATSNANYYQAAADGNYTDYTGTTYRNNSLDYTQNITAGYLSYSLTTLSKYSFKAGTRYEYTTVSAQTSSGPFSTSYPVVVPSINISKRLENGGMVKLAYNRRIQRPSIQNLNPNIQASNPLNISSGDPTLSPEYTNNYELSYNMFIKGTTINFATFMRNTDNAITQVRDTEPGGVIHTTYKNIGIQDAYGGNVFANVSISNKFSLSGGSDFYYSVLKNPSPSDPKYAASNSGWVFNMRMFGNYSIGSGWGLQFFGFYRGQQVNIQGYQGAIRIYSLSIQKEFNEKRGSIGIGAENFATPTMTIKSSTISPILTQQSTNTLYNFNFRVNFNYRIGKLSMSGPKKGSKSINNDDLKDSGDGGGGDAGQMGGGGQGGGQRGGGGVVPQGGQQKAQPNLKMAAADPTKQVDAAGTWNYTLESPQGGGGKLMIKKDGETYSGTITSNRNNRETALKSVTVTGNEINIVYEVSFNGNTMAFTIKATIKDDELNGNMAVGQFGTFPINAKREK from the coding sequence TTGTTTTTTGTAGCACTGGCCTCACGGGCGCAGCCTCCAGCCCTTGCAGACAACGGCAAGGTGAGTGGTGTTGTCATCGATTCAACCAACAATGCGGCCGTAGAGTTTGCTAACGTTGCCTTGCTTGATGCCGCAACTAAAAGAGCTGTGAATGGCAATGTGTGCGATGACAAAGGGAAATTCTCAATTAATAAAATTGCGAACGGGAATTATATAGTCTCTATTTCATTTATCGGATATAAGACCAAGAATGTACGAGTTCAGATTGCTGACAATAAGAATGATATCAATTTGGGAAATATCATACTCAGTCCATCAAGCACTGTATTGAAAGCTGTTGAGGTTACTGCCCAGAAAAACCTGGTAGAGGAGAAAGTTGATCGCCTTGTTTATAATGCAGAAAGTGATGCCACCGTGAAAGGTGGAGATGCCACTGATGTTTTACGCAGGGTTCCTTTATTATCCGTTGATCTGGACGGAAATGTTTCACTTCGCGGAAGCTCAAACATTAAAGTACTTATCAACAACAAGCCGTCCACGATTACGGCAACCAGCGTTTCTGATGCACTCAAGCAAATTCCAGCCGATCAAATTAAGTCTGTGGAGGTGATCACATCGCCTTCAGCAAAATATGATGCAGAAGGATCCGCAGGTATCATTAACATCATCACCAAGAAAAACACGTTGGAAGGTTTAACTTTAAATATCAACAGCAGTGGCGGATTCCGTGGTTCTAATCTCGGATTGAATGGTGGTTACCGAAAGGGGAAGCTTGGGCTGAACCTTGGCGGGTTCGGACGTGCACAATACAATACTCCTGGTGATTTTTCAAGCAATCAGGAAACTTCCGGCCTTGATCAGTCAGGAAATCCGATGACTACAAGAAACATACAGTCCTCGTCTTCGCGCCAGCAGAACGTTTTCGGGAATTACAACTTGGCGATGGACTATGATATTAATAAGAGTAATTCTCTAACTGGAGCAGTACGTTTTGGTATTCGTGATGGCCATAACTACCAGGACGGTTTAACTACACAATCTTATCTCAACGAAGTATTAAACCCGCTGGGCTCTTCACTTAAGAACACCAACACGCTTAATACTTCTCATTCTATTGACGGTAGTCTGAACTACACCCACTTGTTTGCGAAACAAAATCGTGAGTTTAGTTTACTGACCCTTTATAGCCAGAGCAATGGGGACAACAACTTCATTACTCAAACTCTGCAATACCAGGGCCGGGACACATTGGCTTATCTGAAAAACATCAATCCTACTCAAAATTCAGAGGCAACTATCCAAGTTGACTATCAAACTCCTATTAGCGACAATCAAATGTTTGAGATCGGGGCAAAAGATATTTTACGTAAAGCCACAAGTAACGCAAACTATTATCAGGCAGCAGCCGATGGTAATTACACCGATTATACGGGAACAACTTACCGGAATAATTCATTGGATTACACTCAAAATATCACTGCAGGTTATTTGTCGTACTCGCTTACTACTCTTTCAAAGTACTCATTCAAAGCCGGTACCCGGTATGAGTATACAACTGTTTCCGCTCAGACTTCTTCCGGGCCTTTTTCTACGTCTTATCCAGTGGTAGTACCAAGCATAAACATTTCAAAACGACTTGAGAACGGAGGGATGGTGAAACTGGCGTACAACCGAAGAATCCAACGGCCTTCCATTCAGAATCTGAATCCAAACATTCAGGCATCAAACCCATTGAATATTTCGAGTGGTGACCCAACGCTTAGCCCTGAGTACACTAATAACTATGAGTTGTCTTACAACATGTTCATCAAAGGGACAACGATCAACTTTGCGACTTTCATGCGTAATACAGACAATGCTATTACACAGGTCCGTGACACCGAACCAGGAGGCGTCATTCATACAACTTATAAAAACATCGGTATTCAAGATGCCTATGGTGGAAATGTTTTCGCTAATGTGAGTATCTCAAATAAGTTTTCATTGAGCGGTGGCTCAGACTTCTACTATTCAGTTCTGAAAAACCCAAGTCCCTCAGATCCGAAATACGCGGCCAGCAATAGTGGTTGGGTTTTCAACATGAGGATGTTCGGAAACTATTCCATCGGCAGTGGATGGGGTCTTCAGTTTTTTGGATTCTACAGAGGGCAACAAGTGAATATTCAGGGATACCAGGGAGCGATTCGAATTTATAGCTTGAGTATTCAGAAGGAATTCAATGAAAAGCGCGGAAGCATTGGCATTGGAGCAGAGAATTTTGCAACGCCAACAATGACTATCAAGTCATCAACCATTTCTCCAATCCTTACACAACAGAGCACCAACACGCTTTACAATTTCAATTTCCGGGTAAACTTTAACTACCGCATTGGTAAGCTCTCCATGAGTGGTCCGAAGAAAGGCAGTAAATCGATCAACAATGATGACCTGAAAGACAGTGGCGATGGAGGCGGTGGCGATGCCGGACAAATGGGAGGTGGTGGACAAGGCGGAGGCCAGCGTGGTGGCGGTGGTGTAGTACCTCAGGGCGGTCAACAGAAAGCACAGCCCAATCTGAAAATGGCTGCAGCTGATCCGACCAAACAAGTAGACGCTGCTGGTACATGGAATTACACACTTGAATCACCTCAGGGTGGCGGTGGAAAACTGATGATCAAAAAAGATGGCGAAACTTATTCTGGCACAATCACCAGCAACAGAAATAACCGTGAAACCGCGCTGAAGTCTGTGACTGTAACCGGAAACGAAATCAATATCGTCTACGAAGTCTCCTTCAATGGAAACACAATGGCGTTCACTATTAAAGCCACAATTAAAGATGATGAGTTGAATGGAAATATGGCTGTAGGACAATTCGGCACTTTCCCTATCAACGCAAAAAGAGAAAAGTAA